CGAACTTGGCGTTCGCCGCAGCCTCGTCAGCAGCCTGCGAGCCCTCCTTGTAGAGAGCGTCGACCTGCGCGTTGCTGTACAGACCGTCGTTCGAGCCACCACCGGTGACGTACAGCGGGCCGAGCCAGTTCTCAGCGGCCGGGTAGTCCGCCTGCCAGCCGGCGCGGTACGGGCCGGTCATCTTGTGGGCGTCGATGTTCTGGCGGAACACCGCGAACGTCGGCATACCCTCGGCGCGAACCTTGATGCCGAGCGTGGACGCGACGCTGTTGGCAGCCGCCTCCATCCAGTCCTTGTGGCTGGCGTCGGCGTTGTAGTACAGCACCATCTCGCCCTGGAAGCCACCAGCCGCCTGCAGCGCCGCCTTGGCGGCCTCGGGGTCGTACTTGCAGGTCGAGCAGGCGAACGCCTCGGCACCCGGGGTGCCCGGCGCGGCCCAGTTGGTGGACGGCTTGCGCGTGTTGAAGAAGATCTTCGACGCGATCTCTTCCCGGTTGATCGACAGCGACACGGCGCGACGCAGGTCCTTGTTCTGGAACCGCTTGTCGTAGATCGGGAAGGCGATCAGCTGCTGCACCGGGATCGGCACGTCCAGGGCGCGGTTGCCCAGGTCCGACTTCCACTTCTCGCCCGCGAGCGCCGAGGCCGGCACCTGCTGCTGGAAGTCGAGGTTGTTGGCCTGCAGGTCCGCGTACGCCGCGGTGTCCTCCTGGTACAGCTTGACCGTGACGTCCTTGATCTTGACCTTGTCGTCGAGCGTGTACTCGTCGAAGCGGGTCAGCTTGATCTCGACGTTGTCCGACCACGAGACGAACTTGACCGGGCCGTTACCGACCGGCTTCTTGCCCCACTCGTTCTTGTCGGAGGCGGCGAAGAAGGAGTCCGGCATCGGGTAGTACGCGCTGTAGCCGAGCTTCACCGGGAAGATCGAGTTGGCGGCGGCCAGCTTGATCGTGAAGGTGTAGTCGTCGACCGACGCGAGACCGGACATGGTCTGCGCCTTCGGCGGCGGAGCCTTCTGCGGGCCCTCCTCGCCGTCCGGGTCCTCGGTGTGCACGTCTTCGTAGCCGGCGATGTCGCTGAAGAAGCTCGCCTGCTGCTGGCCGTTTTCCGAGTTGGCGGTGAAGTTCCAGGCTTCGATGAAGTTCTTCGCCTTGACCTCGGTGCCGTCGTGGAACTTGACACCCTTCTTGATCTTCACCGTGTAGGTCTGCGCGTCGGTCGTGTCGATCGACTCGGCGACCGCGTTGACCGGGTCACCGCCACCCGGCGGGTAGTTGATCAGACCGGTCCACATGAAGTCGAGGATGTCGCCGCCACCGGTCTCGCTGGTGTTGCTCGGCAGCAGCGGGTTCGCCGGCTGCGTGCCGTCAATGGTGATGGCACCATTCGCGGTCTTGTCCGTGTTGCCGCTGGTGTCCGAATCGTCGTCTCCGCCGCCGCAGCCTGCCGCGACGAGTGCGACAGCCGCGATTGCGGCAGCCGCGCTCGCACGCTTCGAGACTCTCATTTCTCAGGGCCTCCCTTGAGTGATTCGCTGTCGTTCCTCAGATTTTTCGCACAGCTACGGGTCGGTGCCGCCCGACGGTTCCGCGGCGTCGCTGCCATCTGGGTCATCGCCTGGTACGCGCGATGACCTGGCAGGTTGATGATCCGCTGAGATCGGCCGTCACCACCGCCGACGCGCGGAACGCCAGGGAGGCTACTGGATCGCGGACAGCCTTGGGTGCGGCGTCTGCGTGCATGACCATGCCTCCTGGGCGCTGGTGCGGGGCGGGTGAGGTGCTGACACTGTGACACCGCCCGCCCACCATCGTGAAGGAGCGTTATCAACCCGATATTCTGCCGGGACGCGGCCGATACTGTGTAAAGATCATGTTTCACCAAGATCATGAGGCTCTGACCAGGATCTTCTCGGACGAACGGACGACCATGGCTCCGTCGTACCATCGGTTGTTGTGACGTTCCCTGCCTCCGCACCCGCACTCTCCGACGTTCAGCGCGTACTAGCCGTGTTCGCGCATCCCGACGATATCGACTTCGGTTCGGCCGGCACCGTAGCCGGTTGGGTGGGTGCGGGCATCGATGTGGCCTACCTCATCGTGACGCGCGGCGACGCCGGCGGCTTCGACGACACCCCACGAGATCAAATGCCCTTGATCCGCGAAAACGAACAGCGCGCGGCGGCCGCGGCCCTCGGGGTCAAGCAGGTCGACTTCCTGGACGGATACCGGGACGGCCAGCTCACACCCACGTTCGAGCTGCGCCGCGACATCACGGCGGCGATCCGCCGGTTCCGGCCTGACCGCATTCTCACCAGCAGCCCGCTGCGCCGGTGGGAACGCCTCTCCGGACCGAGCCACCCCGACCACCTGGCGGTCGGCGAGGCCACGACGTGCGCGATCTACCCCGACTCCCGCAACCCCTTCGCCCATCCCGAGCTGCTCGAGGCGGGGCTGGAGCCGTGGGTGGTGCGCGAGGTCTGGTACTCCGGCGGCCCCAGCCCCGACCACGCCGTGGACGTCACGGACGCGTACCCCCGCAAGATCGAGGCCCTGCGCGCGCACGTCTCGCAGACCGCGCATCTGGACCTCGACGGCGGCTGGCTCCGCGACCGCATGGTCGCGACCGCCGAGGCCGCCGGCCTGCCGCCGGGCCGGCTCGCGGAGGCCTACACGGTCCTCCGCACGGAATAGCCACGCACGCGCGTGATCAAAGCTTCGCGGTGGCGCCACGTCCCTCGACCGGCGGCGGCGCCGCGACCCTCATTCAGGCAGATGTGCCCCGGTCCGCGCCAGTTGCGGACCGCATGCTCCCGCGGGCACCGCGGAGGTCGGCGGCTCGCCAGGGCTCGCCGAGATCCCCGACCTCCGCTGC
The window above is part of the Phytohabitans houttuyneae genome. Proteins encoded here:
- a CDS encoding PIG-L deacetylase family protein, translating into MTFPASAPALSDVQRVLAVFAHPDDIDFGSAGTVAGWVGAGIDVAYLIVTRGDAGGFDDTPRDQMPLIRENEQRAAAAALGVKQVDFLDGYRDGQLTPTFELRRDITAAIRRFRPDRILTSSPLRRWERLSGPSHPDHLAVGEATTCAIYPDSRNPFAHPELLEAGLEPWVVREVWYSGGPSPDHAVDVTDAYPRKIEALRAHVSQTAHLDLDGGWLRDRMVATAEAAGLPPGRLAEAYTVLRTE
- a CDS encoding peptide ABC transporter substrate-binding protein, with amino-acid sequence MRVSKRASAAAAIAAVALVAAGCGGGDDDSDTSGNTDKTANGAITIDGTQPANPLLPSNTSETGGGDILDFMWTGLINYPPGGGDPVNAVAESIDTTDAQTYTVKIKKGVKFHDGTEVKAKNFIEAWNFTANSENGQQQASFFSDIAGYEDVHTEDPDGEEGPQKAPPPKAQTMSGLASVDDYTFTIKLAAANSIFPVKLGYSAYYPMPDSFFAASDKNEWGKKPVGNGPVKFVSWSDNVEIKLTRFDEYTLDDKVKIKDVTVKLYQEDTAAYADLQANNLDFQQQVPASALAGEKWKSDLGNRALDVPIPVQQLIAFPIYDKRFQNKDLRRAVSLSINREEIASKIFFNTRKPSTNWAAPGTPGAEAFACSTCKYDPEAAKAALQAAGGFQGEMVLYYNADASHKDWMEAAANSVASTLGIKVRAEGMPTFAVFRQNIDAHKMTGPYRAGWQADYPAAENWLGPLYVTGGGSNDGLYSNAQVDALYKEGSQAADEAAANAKFAEAIKIVDEEVPSIPVVSVSQQSGISNRIASSVKTNWVGSIDLSTVELV